Genomic window (Vigna unguiculata cultivar IT97K-499-35 chromosome 10, ASM411807v1, whole genome shotgun sequence):
aattagacaaaaattaataataataagtaaataattctttttatattaccttaaattgagagtataaacattctcgtgtaaaaggaaaatatataataaataaaaatattaaaaaataatagaaatattcaaatgtgaggcataaaattttttaattaacatacatcattttaacataactacataaatgttataataagatgaaaaaatatattggagatgcgaataagtttcatgacaaaccaaataattagaagaaataaaatatatatatatatatatatatatatatatagttacttaattaattgtgactattttaataatttaaatggggacAGAGATATGACGGGGACAgatattatggcggggatatgtacatccccatacctaaTTGAAAAGGTCGAGGATTCcacatacccatacccagtcaatgcggggattccccgtcaaaacggaaATGGGTTCGAGCAATACATATGGGGtaagtttatttgccatctctaaatGACATTGTAAAAAATCAGTACCCACCGGTATCCGTActcgctatactctaatttaaattaaaaataaaaaataaaaaaatatgatcaaAATATTAACACACTCATTTTGAatggattattttttatcaatttgttttaaaaaaaataatttctttgtaaagtatcattcaacactatttaaataggttatttggactaaatgttttttttatttggttaaaataatttatctaacAATATGTTTTGTGTAATAAGTtagaaaacttaaattaaattttactacaTAGTTACATTTGTCTAATTCATTTCAATTCCCTTAATTcatattattctttattctttgttCACTCCACATTTATTactaactttttcttttcaaaactaaaaattttaatactaaGTAATTTGCTTTTCTAATTACTacctttaatttaaatatattttcattaaatattttcttaaaaataaactttacatttatattactacattttaactttatattattatttttttcaaatatttcaacctacaatcatatattattttattttatttttcttaaatttttacaCACAAAATGTTTTTACATAAATActtttaaccaaataaatatacatttattaaaattaatttgacaaaaaactatcacatttataatattttattattataatttttctattaccataattacaatatatttaaatgatcttctttattataattactattcaaaatatttattcttgattaatttatacatattaaactaaatatattttttaaatttatattcacttgggtttataaaaaagttataaattttaaaaaagtaatttattaaaagtaaatataaaaatatataaaaccagaaaaaaatgttattaggtattcattcataaaaaaataggattccaacaacaaacaacatgcaaaattataaaaagaatgatcagaatttagtttttaccaaaaaaaattgtacttaaATAGGCTctagtttgagaaaaaaataatcctAATAATCTACGTATGTTAATAAAGTTCAAAAGtggtttatataaataaaaaagtccACAATTGATCACAATGTTTTAAAACCTGAATTAGTCAgaataactaataaaatatttattttttatattttttatatccgtAATAATGAGTAaaactatcaaataataataataatagtaatattgctattattatgtataatttaaaatttgataagaataataagacatacaaatattataaatatctatttattatttttgacttaatttcatgtataattataatataaataagtataagctaaaaatatcttcttaattttaattacaataatCAATATTGtatgtatatttgtttttttttctttttcttttttgattttttattaactataaCTTGAAGAATTCATACACATTTGATGTTTACCACAAAAGCTTTTGtgatgaaattaaaattgtaataaagtAGGAATTCGTTACAATTTTTTATGACGAAAAACATTACTCTATGTAAATGCTGATGTCAAAGCTATGGTCATCGACATTTTCTGTTTTacaaaagaattcaaaaaaatattatatagacATGTATTATAATAGAaatgttttatcataaaattgttTGATAATTTAATTGTGCATGATAGGTAAATTATTTAAGCGTGATTAAACTGACTTAGGTGTTTGAAGTATTctcttattaataataataataataataataataataataataataataataataataaacatgacttttattataattatttactaaaagagtattatttttttagtaaaaaatatttgaaattataaatacattaatattaatgtaattgggttcaaattagaaataaataataatattttattaaaatggagAACATCAGTCAGTTTAAAGAacaaattacaattatttttgtacagAGAAagtatttgtaataaataagaatgtattactactaaaaataaataaataatcttcAATTTACTATTCCATTTAATTTGAAGGGTTTCACTAAAAAAGACAGTTTatattgaatataataaatatgataaataatatttaattattttgaccaatatgataataaattgtAGGGAAACTGCCATACATCAATAAATATggaagatgaaaaaatattgtatcACATTTTAGTCAtaatatatctaatatattctatatttaatataatcaataactattattattgatCCGTTAATTGCCTCCCTCATTGAAAacacatttaatatatttttacgtttttctttttgtttgtttttctgatGCAAATTCTCTATTTAAACGAAATTACAATACCTGATAAAATTCCAACACCACTCTTCAACTAATTAAGTCAATCTCACTCTTCTCAAACATGCAAagattaatcatttttcttttcattcttggTTTTATTTCACCATGTTTGTGTGCGAGGTGTGTTAAAacagaagagaaagaaaacactTATAATGTGATAGATTATGGTGCTCATGGTGATGGCAAGTCAGATGATTCTAAggtactttttttttgtttcatgagaTTTTCTTTACTTTCTACCGGCTTATACACATATGAGGTGCACTACAGACATGATACTACAGACAtgatattagtaggtgatggtattagtagatgatgataatgtaatgtttttaagttaatatataaaataaaattatatttattaaaattaaaatgaaatatataagaaaaatgagaaaataacagtgaataaatagagtaaaagagaagaaatagagatagatgattttttttaaaaaccttgtaaaaataacggtcaatttttaaaattataataaataattatattttaaaggataaaattggtattttaaaatgttacacgaaagagggaatcctctttatatatttttatagagtatttaaattagtttaaattatacTTCATGAGAAATgtcacttttatttttgtaattttgggtttaatctttctaatttaatatgattaatctttgtgttttttatttatgtagGCTTTTGTGAGTGCATGGAAAGAGACATGTGGAACAAAAGGAACATCAACTCTTATTATACCAGAAAATAGAGTATTCTTGGTGAAAGGCATAGCCCTCAATGGTCCTTGCAGTGccacaaaaattaatattagggtacaacttctttaattttggattgattttttttaaattttagtggtaaaaaatatttttctttcacttttgactataataaattttaatgtttttcttatcaatgtttttttttttaaatttttgacttCTTATAACTATAGACACGGAGTGACTTTTTCCTCgagaaatattatttaattttggaggtataaaatatttttctttgatttttactgaattttaataatgttatcaatgtttttcttataaCTACTGAATTTTGGTTTAGTGTgtgtaaattattataaattttttcctaaaatatttatttttccaatacTTTCTCGATCATTTTCTACTCTTCTTATATActcttataaacaaatttgagTAGAAATTTGGTCTCTTGCTCAAACAGTATTTCACTTTGCTTGCATCAAGCAAATAAAGAATAGCTTCgtaaattacaaatatatttaatttagcttcaattagaaataaaatttcaaatccaatgaataatgttttttaaCAATTGGATTAAGTGGAATGAAATAACAATAGAAAAAACTATGCAACACTTGCACATCTGAAGGAAAGAACTGTAATTTACttgaatgaaataaattatacagACAAAACTATATAACATGATATATTCTTgtgttaaaatatacaatttagcttatatatttgatttcctTCATGTAAATCACAATTGCAAAACATTGATTCTTGTTATAAGTTTAGTTTATTcatcatttaaatttgtttgatttgGGGAATCTAATCTATAGATTGTATCACTAGTTGAATAATTGCTTCTTTTTTCAGATAAATTAATAAGTAATGACAAATAGacgttttaaatattttattttcaaaataaaattaaaaaaaaattcttttcaatttgttactataaaatctgatttgaaaaaaaaatgaaaatagttGCACCTTGAAGCTTATGGATATATGAAACCTCTATCTAAAATTATCTGGCTACAAAATATCTTTCAGATTGAAGGGAAAATAGTTGCACCTACGAAAGATGGATGGCGAAAAGGTACAAGTAATTTGATAGTAATCTCAAACGTAAATAATCTCTCAATTGATGGAAGTGGAGGATCAATTGATGGCTATGGTTCTTCTTGGTGGAAATGCGAGAGTTGTGGAAGACCAACGGTTTGACTACTCTATCTAAACTATGTGTTTTTTGTCTTTACAATGaaatacatcatattttcttGGGAATATAAGAGTAAATCTAAGTCTGATATTAGgtaaaagtgataaaattgaACATCATATAAAGAACAAGACTCACAAACTATGTTGTCTGGATATGGACACAGATACGACACGGACACAGACATATAAATacgactaaattgaaaaaatataggaCACGGGACACGatgtgtatatacatatatgtttgAAATTGTCATCTAACACAATGTGTCCACTAACGCAACAAATGAATCTAATATTCAAGAAGTGAAAAGTAGTGATTgtataaaatttgtttcttattttaatcAACATAATAGAAACTTATGTAATAAGTTAGTTTATGGGtcttaaaaaattgttagatTTGTGAATTTTAACATCGTGTTGTAACCAtgtcaaagagaaaaaaaatatctttcaaatttgATGTAGTGTATTTTACGAGTATCATCGTAGAAACGTCAGTGTCCGATACGTGTCACACACGGGACATATCATGTGTGTCTGAGCTTCATAGTCACAAACTTATTACTTTCAAATTTTGGATTAGAAATGGTGTGTCAATTTCTTATATAGACCGAGTTCATATCTCATTGATGTTGTATCGGTAAATCTTCATATCGAATAGTTCATGACATTTTATCTTCCAAACATATACATGAATTGATAATTGCAAGCTGGAGCATAAcatgttttagtttttaaacGCTGAGACTAAATGTTTGATGTGGTTGATGCAGATTCTTAGGTTCAAGTCTTGTAAGGATCTTAGTGTTAGTCACGTGAGCATCACGAACAGCCCAAAAGCTCACATAAGGATAAATAATTGTGAGAATGCCAGAATCTCTCATATCAACATTGATTCTCCTGGTGACAGCCCCAACACCGATGGAATTGACATTTATTCTTCAAAAAATATCTTCATTGAAGATTCCACCATACAATGTGGTAAATCATGTTTTCATATATTACgtacaaaaatttaatgtttcaaGCTGTTAATTTTATACATGCATTAAAAAATAACTGTTATTTGTTCAATTTTCTTTGTGTAAAGGTGATGATTGCATAGCCATTAGTGATGGCTCCTCTTACATCAATGCTACTCGAATTGCTTGTGGACCAGGCCATGGAATAaggtttatttatataaaaaattggaatgtttagttaatatttttttttgactcCCAAATTCAACAAACCCTAATCCAATAACATGAACAAATTAACAGCATTGGCAGCCTGGGTAGAGACGGATCTTATGAAACAGTGACAGAAGTTAATGTAAAAAATTGCAGCTTCAGCCACACTACAAATGGAGCAAGAATCAAGACAGCACCAGTAAGTAAtagcttttgtttttctttagcTCCAATGaagtaattatataaaaagcCATAGTAATGTGTGagaaaatactatttttaatcTTGTAACATTGATTTTAGAATTGGTGAAACTAGGAATCAAAGCCTATGGAAGGATAGGAGTATATATGGAAAAAAACTAAAGTAAAAAACcaacatcaaataaatatatattccgACCACAAGTTAGCAAAGATGACATGTTTAAAGTActtttgagtattttttttttctattttcgaGAGAataaacaatttgaaaaatacCATAGCCATTTTCacgtttaattaaaaatatcgtTTTAGGACATACGTGATAGGATGTTAATCGACTTCTGGACCAAAATTCCAGTGTTGTATGATAACTCAAAAActctatttttaaattctattaattattttttgttcattgTTCTGTCACGATTTTTGCTGACAacagtttaaaaaaagttattataagaaaataaataaaaaggagctaaagtaaacaaacaacatcaaataaatatatattctaaaattattatatttgaaatatgatCTATAATTTTAACGATTAAACAATGTAAGACCATAATGAACTAAAATATCTCATACATTGTCCAAATTTTTTAGGGTGGATCAGGTTATGCAAAACACATAAGTTTTGAGGACATCAAATTAACACAGGTTGAGAACCCAATTATTATAGACCAGTACTACGGAAGTAAACATTCAAAGGTACTCTTAACTTTGTGTTCGTGTTTATATCTTTGTGATTTCgacttatttcttatttcttatgaATGTTGCATTCTTGAACTCAGAAAAAAGGATTGAGCGTGAGTGATGTTACATTCCGTGGATTCAGCGGAACATCTGCAAGTGACGAAGCTATTAACTTAAATTGTTGTCCACCTGGTTGTTTCAACCTTGTTCTCGATAATATTGACATTGTCTCTTCTAAACCAGGAAAACCAGTTTCTTGTTCTTGCAACAATGCCCATGGAAAAGTTACATCCACTCATCCAAATTGTTCTTTCTCCTATAACCAAATAATTATGTAGAATCTTAGTGAGTGGGTGGCAGATCTTTTACTTTTAGGAAAACTACTGCAAAATAACTATGACTTTATTTCACCTTCtaggttttgttttgttttgtttttttttttttttttggtttatctTAGGAACACTGGATGCATGGGGTCAACTGACTAGGATGTTCTAAAACTTGTATCTTAAATTTTAGTGATGTTAAGTTGTAGTTTCATTGGAAAAAGGATGGAGTTGCTTCTCTTACTTTCTCATAAGGGTTTTTTTGAAGATTAATTCTATTCAGTTTATTGtaaaatgtattttgaatttGAGGTTGGACGTGATTTACTCTCTCGAGTTCTCATATGGTAGAagtcatttataataataataaaaaaaaggattaaatatgtttttggtcccttaatttccagtgaaatttggaattagtctctctttgaaactttgaaccaatttagtctttcaactttaaaaattcgtaaatttagtccttataatcaaattttgttatatttatttgatatttcaaacgcatttcagaattgtatttgagttgttgataatatttgaaacattttgattttaatgtgaagtcaaatactattatcaaacgtgtttgaaacgtcaaataaacttaacaaaatttggttaaaaggactaaatctatatatttcgaaagataaaagactaaattggttcaaaatttcgAACATGAACTAATTACAAATTTCACTTAAAGAaagttaggaaaaaaaatatatttaacccttaaaaaattatattaaatgtaaCTTGAAACAAGTGATACATAAAAAAGACATTTTGACTCCCACAAAATTCTTGAATTATCTATTAATTGActtttaataaacttatatctcaaattttagaggcggataaaaaaattaaaatatttaaattcagcTTATTATAATGATTACTTTAATTGGTTTATCTTACATCAAAGTCCATACTTTTAGATCAAGATAGTTGGATTGAACGAATGTTAAGTTGGGTAAAAAAATTTAGGTCAAATCAAATTGGAACGGATCTTGTTAAGcgaatcatttaaaatttaggTTGGATTGACctaaaagaaaacttattttaatttcattagtaCTATAAAGTTACACTCACATCAATTATGATTATTGATATAGtaatgattaatataaaacaaatatgaaaCAAATTCAGGTTATTGttcaaaaataaagcttatagaaattaaatactACCTAGTTTATTCGCACTCACCATTTGACTTTTGTAATTTATTCACACATTCTCACACTCACtttatagatataaaatattCTTCTATAAATAAGTAGCATGTTTATTACCCTGAAAGTGAGAAAGGTTGTGGGAGGACAAggaaaatattatgtattattttctttaattttcaattttaaaaaaatatttaacaaatatataaaatggtataaatttaaatataaatacaccTATTACTTGAAGGATGAAACACTTCATAttcatcaaatattaaaaactaggataaatataattttttttattagaagatAAGATGTGTATCATCAAATTCACGATGAAAGTGTAGCTTTTACTTTACATATCATTCATTGTAAATTTAATcacatttccattttttttcatttttaatcaataacTTAAACTCACATTTCCATTCCCAACATATTTATATTTCGTTACTGTCACAAATTCTTACAATAATTGTTTGACTTTTGTATGCCTTCTTCGGGTTATTATTGACCATGTTCTCttactaaaataaattgtaacGTTGAAATtgtatatcattttaatttagagatgcaatataattaatttttttcctgcTTTCTTTGTTGACCTAATTAATTTGTGTAATGCTTGGATTGAATACTACAAAACAGATGGTATATgaatagagatgacaaataaatctgTCTTTGTAGATATTGCCCAAGCTCGTCTCTGTTTTGACGGAGAatcgcattgactgggtatgggtatgggtatgaggatgtacatatctccACCATATCTCTATCTCcacttaaattattaaaatattcataattaattaaataaccaatatatatatatatatatatatatatatatatatatatatatatatatatatatatatatatactttcaattttttatttcttctaattatttggtttgtcatgaaactcattcgcatcttcaatatatttttcatctcatcagaacctttatgtaattatgttaaaatgatgtatgtcaattaaaaaattttatgtctcacatttgaatatttctattattttttaggcTTAGTTATCATTTTGGTCCACTAATTTGTTGGTTTTGTTCATTTTGGtctccttattatttttatgttcaatttggtcatctaattctttaaaaaggttcaatttggtccctgccATTAGGTTGACGTTAACACCGTCTTcgtacatgtcacgtgtcattatatggaattttttaatttttttttaaaataaattgccacgtgtcactttatggttgtgacacgtgtcaacttgataattttttttaattttaattttttaatttaaaaaaaagtgccACGTGACACATCataattgtgtcacgtgtcaaactaacattggttgttttcaatttagtccttctatttacaattttgattcaatttagtctcccaattttttaaaatgattcaattttttttctctctaatttgagatcaaattagtaattaagcttaattacaacttatatatacatgttaaaataatttttattatatttatagatcaaATTACTCCTTCTaactattcaaattttttttttacatgtatacaaaatttcaagtgtaaaaaattacaagtgaaaaatgtaagaaataaaataacatgagtatttaggaagagatttgatgtataaatgataaaaaattattttaacatgaatgtataaattgtaattaagcttaattattaatttggcatcaaattagagaggacaaaattgaatcatttaaaaaaaagggagactaaattgaatcaaaaattcaaataaaggattaaattgaaaacaataaatgttagcttgacacgtggcacaatcatCACTTGCCATGtgccagttttttttttaaataaaaaaatctcaaattgacacgtgtcacaaccataaagtaacacgtggcaatttaatattttaaaaaaattcaaaaaaattcaaaaaaaaattacaaaattccacaaaatgacacgtggcatgtatgAAAAC
Coding sequences:
- the LOC114166945 gene encoding polygalacturonase ADPG1-like — protein: MQRLIIFLFILGFISPCLCARCVKTEEKENTYNVIDYGAHGDGKSDDSKAFVSAWKETCGTKGTSTLIIPENRVFLVKGIALNGPCSATKINIRVQHVNNLSIDGSGGSIDGYGSSWWKCESCGRPTILRFKSCKDLSVSHVSITNSPKAHIRINNCENARISHINIDSPGDSPNTDGIDIYSSKNIFIEDSTIQCGDDCIAISDGSSYINATRIACGPGHGISIGSLGRDGSYETVTEVNVKNCSFSHTTNGARIKTAPGGSGYAKHISFEDIKLTQVENPIIIDQYYGSKHSKVLLTFDEAINLNCCPPGCFNLVLDNIDIVSSKPGKPVSCSCNNAHGKVTSTHPNCSFSYNQIIM